Proteins co-encoded in one Marinobacter gudaonensis genomic window:
- a CDS encoding PhoX family protein, which produces MAKHHLDSNYLDPNYEPVVNHSGNLPFREILAARMQRRTVMKGSVGAALASVMGVGLAGCGSDSNGGGTTTGNAANTQLGFKAVATSSANEVVVPEGYSARPFLPWGTPITGSYPAYKPDGTNTGAEQEQQMGMHHDGVHFFPIDLKAGGNSSSEGLLVMNHEYINQSEIHPTGPNYVAGERPADEVRKEIAAHGVSVVHIKRDTEGTWDIVFGSPFNRRITGNTEMDIRGPARGYSKLVTKYSTDATETRGTLNNCAMGPTPWGTYLAAEENWHGYFANSDANQPREQVRHGVGSSSRYDWELAQGGADQYIRFNVTPGTGTATDDYRNEANTYGYMVEIDPFTPESKPQKRTALGRFGHEGVIFAPVTEGEPVVCYSGDDSRFEYIYKFVSAKPYYAATAGGYLLDEGTLYVARFNDDGTGDWLPLDLNNADFKAKVDAAVGTTVSDIVFDGFENQADVLVNTRLAADIAGATPMDRPEWGAVDPNSGQVYFTLTNNSQRTEAQVNAANPNAENRTGHIIRWSENGDDFTATGFDWDIFVFAGEQGTETVVDDEVIVSLTDDNIFNSPDGLWFDYNGRLWIQTDGSDAAPYQNNMMLAANPETREIKRFFVGPVGCEVTGVTSTPDVKTMFVNIQHPDGNWPDASQSRPRDATVIVTRDDGGVVGA; this is translated from the coding sequence ATGGCCAAGCATCACCTTGATTCCAACTATCTGGACCCGAACTACGAGCCGGTAGTCAACCATTCCGGCAACCTTCCGTTCCGTGAAATTCTGGCAGCCCGCATGCAACGTCGCACCGTGATGAAGGGCAGCGTGGGTGCCGCCCTGGCAAGCGTCATGGGTGTTGGCCTGGCTGGCTGCGGCAGTGACAGCAACGGCGGAGGCACCACAACCGGCAACGCCGCCAACACCCAGCTGGGTTTCAAGGCCGTTGCCACTTCCAGCGCCAATGAGGTCGTCGTTCCGGAAGGCTACTCCGCCCGGCCTTTCCTGCCCTGGGGCACGCCGATTACCGGCTCCTACCCGGCCTACAAGCCGGACGGTACCAACACCGGTGCCGAGCAGGAGCAGCAGATGGGCATGCACCACGATGGCGTGCACTTTTTCCCGATTGATCTTAAGGCCGGCGGCAACAGCTCCAGCGAAGGCCTGCTGGTGATGAACCATGAGTACATCAACCAAAGTGAAATCCATCCCACAGGGCCTAACTACGTGGCTGGCGAACGCCCTGCAGACGAAGTGCGCAAGGAAATCGCAGCTCACGGCGTGTCGGTTGTTCACATCAAACGCGATACCGAAGGCACCTGGGACATCGTCTTCGGCAGCCCGTTCAACCGTCGCATCACCGGTAACACCGAAATGGACATTCGTGGTCCGGCCCGCGGCTACAGCAAGCTGGTGACCAAATACAGCACCGACGCCACCGAAACCCGGGGCACCCTGAACAACTGCGCCATGGGCCCGACGCCCTGGGGCACCTACCTGGCGGCGGAAGAAAACTGGCACGGTTACTTCGCGAACAGCGATGCCAACCAGCCCAGGGAACAGGTGCGTCATGGCGTGGGCAGCTCCAGCCGGTACGACTGGGAGTTGGCGCAGGGCGGAGCGGATCAGTACATCCGCTTCAACGTTACACCGGGCACGGGTACGGCAACAGACGACTACCGCAATGAAGCCAACACTTACGGCTACATGGTGGAAATCGACCCCTTCACACCGGAGAGCAAGCCCCAGAAGCGCACCGCCCTGGGCCGCTTTGGCCACGAAGGCGTGATCTTCGCACCGGTGACCGAGGGTGAGCCGGTAGTCTGCTACTCCGGCGACGACTCCCGCTTTGAATACATCTACAAGTTTGTGTCCGCCAAGCCCTACTACGCGGCCACCGCCGGCGGTTACCTCCTGGACGAAGGCACCCTGTACGTCGCTCGGTTCAACGACGACGGCACCGGCGACTGGCTGCCTCTGGACCTGAATAATGCCGACTTCAAGGCCAAGGTAGACGCCGCTGTTGGCACGACCGTCAGCGACATTGTCTTCGATGGCTTCGAGAACCAGGCCGACGTTCTGGTCAACACCCGGCTGGCTGCCGACATTGCCGGCGCCACGCCCATGGATCGTCCCGAGTGGGGCGCCGTGGATCCCAACTCCGGCCAGGTCTATTTCACCTTGACCAACAACAGTCAGCGTACTGAGGCCCAGGTCAACGCGGCCAACCCGAATGCTGAGAACCGGACCGGCCACATCATTCGCTGGAGCGAAAACGGCGATGATTTCACGGCCACCGGCTTCGATTGGGACATCTTCGTGTTTGCCGGTGAGCAGGGCACGGAAACCGTGGTGGATGATGAGGTGATTGTGTCACTGACCGACGACAACATCTTCAACAGCCCGGATGGCCTCTGGTTTGACTACAACGGCCGCCTCTGGATCCAGACCGATGGCTCCGATGCCGCGCCTTATCAGAACAACATGATGCTGGCCGCCAACCCCGAAACCCGTGAGATCAAGCGTTTCTTCGTAGGGCCCGTGGGCTGCGAGGTCACCGGTGTAACGTCCACCCCGGATGTGAAAACCATGTTCGTCAACATCCAGCACCCGGATGGCAACTGGCCGGACGCCAGCCAATCCCGTCCCAGGGATGCGACTGTGATCGTTACCCGTGACGACGGTGGCGTTGTCGGCGCCTGA
- a CDS encoding alkane 1-monooxygenase produces the protein MNAKTRDNLESHKVMPTPEQTTESHAWKDPKRYMWLLGPALPGIGLAALTGYALAPKKLKALAWTGPALVHGIIPALDRAIGEDKSNPPESAVKTLEQDKYYDRIVKAFIPTQYVMTFMGAWLASRKNTPLEDKIGLTLTVGAINGVGINTAHELGHKSNRLNKLLAMAALAPTGYTHFVVEHNFGHHKRVATPEDPASSRMGESFWKFLPRTVLGGIKSSIKIEKARLARKGKGFWSLDNELLQGWAMSAGFFGATTLVCGPRAVPFLAAQAVYGASLLESVNYIEHYGLLRQKDENGKYERTKPEHSWNSNHVVTNLFLYQLQRHSDHHAHPQRSYQALRHFEKAPQLPGGYASMLLPAYLPQWWYETMDKRVIDHYEGDLSKINWDPDRREELMAKYADYAAEVAAEAKARRESGKSAAA, from the coding sequence ATGAACGCCAAAACCCGTGACAATCTGGAATCGCACAAGGTGATGCCAACCCCGGAACAGACAACGGAATCACACGCCTGGAAAGACCCCAAGCGGTATATGTGGCTGCTCGGCCCGGCCCTGCCCGGTATCGGCCTGGCGGCCCTGACCGGTTACGCGCTGGCCCCCAAAAAACTGAAGGCCCTCGCCTGGACCGGCCCCGCCCTCGTACACGGCATCATTCCGGCTCTGGACCGCGCCATCGGCGAGGACAAAAGCAACCCGCCCGAGTCGGCGGTGAAGACGCTGGAGCAGGACAAATACTACGACCGGATTGTGAAAGCCTTCATCCCCACCCAGTACGTGATGACGTTCATGGGCGCCTGGCTGGCCAGCCGCAAGAACACGCCTCTGGAGGACAAGATCGGCCTGACCCTGACGGTGGGCGCGATCAATGGCGTCGGCATCAACACCGCTCACGAACTGGGCCACAAGTCCAACAGGCTGAACAAGCTGCTGGCCATGGCAGCCCTGGCACCCACCGGCTACACCCATTTTGTGGTGGAGCACAACTTCGGCCACCACAAACGCGTCGCCACCCCCGAGGATCCGGCCAGCAGCCGCATGGGCGAAAGTTTCTGGAAGTTCCTGCCGCGCACGGTGTTGGGCGGCATCAAATCCTCCATCAAGATTGAAAAGGCTCGCCTGGCCCGGAAGGGCAAGGGCTTCTGGAGCCTGGATAATGAGCTGCTGCAGGGCTGGGCCATGAGCGCGGGTTTCTTCGGCGCCACCACTCTGGTGTGCGGCCCCAGGGCGGTGCCTTTCCTGGCGGCCCAGGCGGTGTACGGGGCCAGTCTGCTGGAGAGCGTGAACTACATCGAGCATTACGGGCTGCTGCGCCAGAAGGACGAGAACGGCAAATATGAGCGAACAAAGCCGGAGCACAGCTGGAACAGCAATCACGTGGTAACCAACCTGTTCCTGTATCAGCTGCAGCGGCATTCGGACCACCACGCCCATCCACAACGCAGCTACCAGGCCCTTCGCCACTTCGAAAAGGCACCGCAGCTACCCGGCGGCTACGCGTCGATGCTGTTGCCGGCCTATCTGCCGCAGTGGTGGTACGAGACCATGGACAAGCGGGTGATTGACCACTACGAGGGCGATCTGAGCAAAATCAACTGGGATCCGGATCGCCGGGAGGAGTTGATGGCCAAGTATGCGGATTATGCGGCGGAGGTGGCCGCCGAGGCGAAGGCTCGGCGCGAATCCGGGAAGTCCGCGGCGGCCTGA
- a CDS encoding crotonase/enoyl-CoA hydratase family protein, whose protein sequence is MSLVNVEKRDHVLLIGLNRPEKMNAMNREMYHQIAAAYYQLENDPELRVGLMYAEGDHFTSGLQLDDWAGVFANGKGIEPGEGELDPFHITGPGLSKPVVFAAQGICFTCGVEMMLNTDVRVAAKGTRFAQLEVKRGIFACGGATIRLQREIGWGNAQRYLLTGDEWTADQAYHWGLIQELVEPGEQFKVALEIAGNIAKAAPLGVQGSLRSSKIAVSEGQEAAKQRLFPDLQPVMASEDVKEGIQSFLERRDAVFKGK, encoded by the coding sequence TTGTCACTGGTTAATGTCGAAAAGAGAGACCACGTACTGCTGATCGGCCTGAACCGGCCGGAAAAAATGAACGCCATGAACCGCGAGATGTACCACCAGATCGCGGCGGCCTATTACCAGCTTGAGAACGACCCGGAACTGCGAGTCGGATTGATGTACGCCGAGGGCGACCACTTTACCAGCGGCCTGCAGCTCGACGACTGGGCTGGCGTGTTCGCCAACGGCAAAGGCATCGAGCCGGGAGAAGGCGAACTGGATCCATTCCATATCACCGGCCCCGGCCTCAGCAAACCCGTGGTGTTTGCCGCCCAGGGCATCTGCTTTACCTGCGGCGTGGAAATGATGCTGAACACCGATGTGCGCGTGGCGGCCAAAGGTACTCGCTTCGCGCAGTTGGAAGTCAAACGCGGCATCTTCGCCTGCGGCGGCGCTACCATCCGCCTGCAGCGGGAAATCGGTTGGGGCAACGCCCAGCGTTACCTCCTGACAGGCGACGAATGGACGGCTGACCAGGCCTACCACTGGGGTCTGATTCAGGAACTGGTGGAGCCCGGTGAACAGTTCAAGGTGGCTTTGGAGATCGCCGGAAATATCGCCAAGGCCGCGCCTTTGGGGGTTCAGGGCAGTCTGAGATCCTCCAAAATCGCCGTGAGCGAAGGCCAGGAAGCTGCCAAACAGCGCTTGTTCCCGGACCTTCAGCCGGTGATGGCCAGTGAGGATGTCAAAGAAGGAATCCAGTCGTTTCTGGAAAGAAGGGACGCGGTTTTCAAGGGCAAGTAA
- a CDS encoding acyl-CoA dehydrogenase has translation MTDTLIDRRDLAFQLYEVLDTETLTTRERFSEHNRDTFDAVIETADKMAREKFASHNSAADKDEPKFVNGQVDMLPEVKEAFDAYAQAGFIAGRYDYELGGMQLPESVMAACNGFFTAANPGTAGYPFLTTAAANLIRVFGNEQQKGIYLPNMLSGRFSGTMALTEPHAGSSLAEIRTSATPTDDGHYLIKGAKIYISGGEQSITDNIVHMVLAKIKGAPAGVKGISLFIVPKFLVDEDGNPTERNGVSLAGLIHKLGYRGTTSTALSFGDDAPCHGYLVGEPHQGLKYMFQMMNEARLGVGFGAAVIGYRGYMHSLEYAKDRLQGRKASEKNPESPQVPIIEHADVRRMLLAQKAYSEGGLALCLYGARLMDDQHTHPDEQKRLEAGKLLDLLTPVIKAWPSEYGPKANDLAIQVYGGAGYTREYPVEQCWRDNRLNPIHEGTNGIQALDLLGRKIWQDQSHGLQLLMQEMQVDLQAATTDRCQQWALSLSETLQQAVKVTQSLGKSLMEGDPDRTLANASCYLHLFGHIMVAWMWLRQANAAAKALASANTDDERNFYQGKLQAAQYFFHWELPTVAQDLVLLRNQDDTCLNMKAEWF, from the coding sequence ATGACCGACACCCTGATCGACCGCCGCGACCTGGCGTTCCAACTCTACGAAGTGCTCGACACCGAGACACTCACCACCCGCGAGCGCTTCAGCGAACACAACCGGGACACCTTCGATGCCGTTATCGAAACCGCCGACAAAATGGCCCGGGAAAAATTTGCCAGCCACAACAGCGCCGCCGACAAAGACGAGCCAAAGTTCGTTAACGGCCAGGTGGACATGCTGCCCGAGGTAAAAGAAGCCTTCGATGCCTATGCCCAGGCCGGCTTCATTGCCGGACGCTACGACTACGAGCTTGGTGGCATGCAACTGCCGGAATCCGTCATGGCGGCCTGCAACGGCTTTTTCACAGCCGCCAACCCGGGCACCGCGGGTTACCCGTTTCTGACGACGGCCGCCGCCAACCTGATCCGAGTCTTCGGCAACGAGCAGCAGAAAGGCATCTACCTGCCGAACATGCTAAGCGGCCGCTTCAGCGGCACCATGGCGCTCACAGAGCCCCACGCTGGCTCCAGCCTGGCGGAAATCCGCACCTCCGCCACACCCACTGACGACGGTCACTACCTGATCAAAGGCGCCAAAATCTACATCTCCGGTGGCGAACAGAGCATCACCGACAACATCGTTCACATGGTGCTGGCCAAGATCAAAGGCGCACCGGCGGGCGTGAAGGGCATTTCCCTGTTCATCGTGCCGAAGTTCCTGGTGGACGAAGATGGCAACCCCACCGAACGCAACGGCGTCAGCCTCGCCGGCCTGATCCACAAACTGGGCTACCGTGGCACCACCTCCACCGCCCTGAGCTTTGGCGACGACGCCCCCTGCCACGGCTACCTGGTGGGCGAGCCGCACCAGGGCCTGAAATACATGTTCCAGATGATGAACGAAGCCCGCCTGGGCGTGGGTTTTGGCGCCGCAGTCATCGGCTACCGGGGCTACATGCACAGCCTGGAATACGCCAAAGACCGCCTGCAGGGCCGCAAGGCCAGCGAAAAGAACCCGGAAAGCCCGCAGGTGCCGATTATCGAGCACGCCGACGTGCGCCGCATGCTGCTTGCGCAGAAGGCCTACAGCGAGGGCGGCCTGGCCCTGTGCCTCTACGGCGCCCGGCTGATGGACGACCAGCATACCCACCCGGACGAACAGAAACGCCTGGAAGCCGGCAAGTTGCTGGACCTGCTCACCCCGGTGATCAAGGCCTGGCCGTCTGAATACGGCCCCAAGGCCAACGACCTGGCAATCCAGGTCTACGGCGGTGCCGGCTACACCCGCGAATACCCGGTGGAACAATGCTGGCGCGACAACCGCCTGAACCCCATCCACGAAGGCACCAACGGCATCCAGGCCCTGGACCTGCTGGGCCGCAAGATCTGGCAGGACCAGAGCCACGGCCTGCAATTGCTGATGCAGGAAATGCAGGTGGATCTGCAAGCGGCCACCACCGACCGCTGCCAGCAATGGGCCTTGTCCCTGAGTGAAACCCTGCAGCAGGCGGTGAAGGTTACCCAGAGCCTGGGCAAATCACTGATGGAAGGCGATCCGGACCGTACCCTGGCCAACGCCTCCTGCTATCTGCATCTGTTCGGCCACATCATGGTGGCCTGGATGTGGCTGCGACAGGCCAACGCGGCCGCCAAGGCCCTGGCTTCGGCCAATACCGACGACGAGCGCAACTTCTACCAGGGCAAATTGCAGGCGGCCCAGTATTTCTTCCACTGGGAACTGCCCACCGTAGCCCAGGACCTGGTACTGCTGCGCAACCAGGACGACACCTGCCTGAATATGAAGGCAGAGTGGTTCTGA
- a CDS encoding GlxA family transcriptional regulator — MRTVSVIGFDGALASAITGIIDLFRLAGVTWARINNEAPSPQFSTRLLTRDGVPCRCINGLTIQADGAWNELAAGAEPDDLVVIPTIGGPIEAVLASNGELIEWLGRFGAVSSGQVRVASNCTGAFMLAEAGLLEGRMATTHWGFSQQFRERFPRVDLQPDRLVTVDGHIACAGGGMAWWDLGVHLVERYAGTQVARELAKAFVLDVGRTSQAPYSALQARRYHSDAAILRLQDWLDAHFDAPLNLEVLATVAGLTERSLIRRFKAATGDTPNAYLQILRIEIARQQLESSRLPIDEITRQVGYEDVSSFTRLFRRHTGLSPGAYRARFGR, encoded by the coding sequence ATGCGAACCGTCTCTGTTATTGGATTTGATGGCGCTTTGGCCAGCGCCATTACCGGCATTATTGATCTTTTCCGGCTGGCCGGGGTTACCTGGGCCCGGATCAATAATGAAGCGCCATCGCCGCAATTTTCCACCCGACTGCTGACCAGGGATGGCGTGCCGTGCCGGTGCATCAACGGGCTGACCATTCAGGCGGATGGCGCCTGGAACGAGTTGGCCGCTGGCGCGGAACCGGACGATCTGGTGGTCATTCCTACCATTGGAGGTCCGATCGAGGCGGTGTTGGCGAGCAATGGCGAGCTGATCGAGTGGTTGGGCCGGTTCGGGGCTGTCAGTTCCGGTCAGGTGCGAGTGGCCAGTAACTGTACCGGGGCCTTCATGCTGGCCGAGGCGGGGTTGCTTGAGGGCCGGATGGCGACGACGCATTGGGGGTTCAGCCAGCAGTTTCGGGAGCGATTCCCCCGGGTGGATCTGCAACCGGACCGGCTGGTAACGGTAGACGGGCACATTGCCTGCGCCGGCGGGGGCATGGCCTGGTGGGATCTGGGCGTTCATCTGGTTGAGCGCTACGCCGGCACTCAGGTTGCCCGGGAACTTGCCAAGGCGTTTGTGCTGGATGTCGGGCGAACCAGTCAGGCACCCTACAGCGCCCTGCAGGCCCGTCGATATCATTCCGATGCCGCCATACTGAGGCTGCAGGACTGGCTGGATGCCCACTTTGACGCCCCCCTCAACCTGGAGGTTCTGGCCACCGTGGCCGGTCTCACGGAACGTTCGCTGATCCGGCGCTTCAAGGCCGCCACCGGGGACACGCCCAATGCCTATCTTCAGATTTTACGAATCGAGATAGCCCGTCAGCAGCTCGAGAGCTCCCGTTTACCTATTGATGAAATCACCCGGCAGGTGGGTTACGAGGATGTGAGTTCGTTTACCCGGTTGTTCCGCCGGCACACGGGCCTGTCTCCAGGGGCGTACAGGGCCCGCTTTGGGAGGTAA
- a CDS encoding CNNM domain-containing protein, with the protein MILLIAFALLSIGFSFLCSILEAALLSVTPSYIASVKKEKPELFARLRKLKDDVDDPLSAILTLNTVAHTVGATGVGAQVTVVFGEAWLGFASALMTLAILIFSEIIPKTIGAKYWRGIAPYLPAILGFMIKALLPLIWLSKQVTRRIAPGDDDTDIRGEISALAEIGRDQQALDEDERRMIQNVLRFHEIKVSSVMTPRTVCKYLEPDITVEQFLEQVRKSPFSRYPVIDEEGEALGYLHRADLISLEQDVNLLDHMRKIMRVKGNTNIELLFSDMLRERQHLAVVYDELGTWLGIVTLEDILETLLGTEIMDETDNVSNLRRYAKQRWSRRLKKYSSGQR; encoded by the coding sequence ATGATATTACTGATTGCCTTCGCGCTTCTTTCAATAGGTTTCTCTTTTTTGTGTTCGATTCTGGAGGCTGCACTGCTGTCGGTCACCCCCAGCTACATCGCCTCAGTGAAGAAAGAGAAGCCGGAGCTTTTCGCCCGCCTGCGCAAGCTCAAGGACGACGTGGATGACCCGCTGTCGGCCATCCTTACCCTAAATACGGTTGCTCACACCGTTGGCGCCACCGGTGTCGGCGCCCAGGTGACCGTTGTGTTTGGCGAGGCCTGGCTGGGTTTTGCCTCGGCACTGATGACCCTGGCCATCCTCATCTTTTCGGAGATCATTCCCAAGACCATCGGTGCCAAATACTGGCGGGGCATCGCCCCCTACCTGCCCGCCATCCTCGGATTCATGATCAAAGCGCTGCTGCCGCTGATCTGGCTGTCAAAGCAGGTAACCCGGCGTATAGCCCCTGGCGATGATGACACCGATATCCGTGGCGAGATCAGCGCCCTGGCGGAAATTGGCCGGGACCAGCAGGCCCTGGATGAGGACGAGCGCCGCATGATCCAGAACGTGCTCAGATTTCACGAGATCAAGGTCAGCTCGGTGATGACACCGAGAACCGTGTGCAAATACCTGGAACCGGACATAACCGTGGAGCAGTTCCTTGAGCAGGTCCGGAAATCCCCGTTTTCACGGTATCCGGTGATCGACGAAGAGGGTGAGGCCCTTGGCTATCTGCACCGGGCCGATTTGATCAGCCTGGAGCAAGACGTGAACCTGCTCGACCACATGCGCAAAATCATGCGTGTGAAAGGCAATACCAACATTGAATTACTGTTTTCCGACATGCTTCGGGAGCGGCAACACCTGGCCGTGGTCTATGACGAACTGGGCACCTGGCTGGGAATAGTGACGCTGGAGGACATATTGGAGACACTTTTGGGCACTGAAATCATGGACGAAACCGATAACGTCTCCAATCTCCGGCGGTATGCGAAGCAGCGCTGGAGTCGCCGCCTCAAAAAATATAGCTCTGGCCAAAGATAG
- a CDS encoding NADPH-dependent 2,4-dienoyl-CoA reductase → MNYTYPTLLRPLDLGFTELKNRVLMGSMHTGLEDRFWNIHKLARYFAERAEGGVGLMVTGGFSPNLVGQLAPLSSTMNNRATALLHRHVTGAVHEAGGKICLQLLHAGRYGYQPLIVSASATKAPISPFKARALSSRGVERQINDFVNAARLAKFAGYDGVEVMGSEGYFINQFLCERTNHRKDKWGGPFENRMRLPIEIVRRIREAVGPEFILIYRLSMLDLVEGGQTWDEIVTLGKAIEQAGATIINTGIGWHEARVPTIVTSVPRASFADVTAKFYGEVAIPVCTTNRINTPEKAEEILAAGKADMVSMARPLLADSEFVRKAQQGRSDEINTCIACNQACLDHVFQARRASCLVNPRACHETELVLTVAPVTKRIAVVGAGPAGLAAATTAARRGHRVTLFEADNQIGGQFNYAKRIPGKEEFYETLRYYRRQIELLDIDLRLGVRVDAGTLADGAFDEVVIATGVKPRIPSIDGIDHPKVLGYLDVLRHNKPVGRTVAVIGAGGIGFDVSEFLTHDAGHHPEDKQTEGEQLSIGDWQAEWGIHPQFEGPGGLAERRPAHSPRKLYLLQRKTGKVGGGLGKTSGWVHRASLKHREVEMLRGCRYERIDDQGLHIAILDKDGQMTGNRVLDVDNVIICAGQEPLRELFDQLSASGVNAHLIGGADVAEELDAKRAIRQGTEIAAQL, encoded by the coding sequence ATGAATTACACCTATCCGACGCTTCTGCGACCACTGGACCTTGGCTTTACCGAACTCAAGAACCGGGTATTGATGGGGTCCATGCACACCGGCCTGGAAGACCGCTTCTGGAACATCCATAAGCTGGCCCGGTATTTCGCCGAACGGGCTGAAGGCGGCGTGGGATTGATGGTGACCGGGGGCTTCTCGCCGAATCTGGTTGGCCAATTGGCGCCCCTGTCCTCGACCATGAACAATCGCGCGACCGCGCTTCTGCACCGCCATGTAACCGGAGCCGTCCACGAAGCTGGCGGCAAGATCTGCCTGCAGTTGCTGCACGCCGGGCGTTACGGGTACCAGCCGCTGATTGTTTCCGCCTCGGCCACCAAGGCGCCAATCAGCCCGTTCAAAGCCCGCGCCCTTTCCTCCCGGGGAGTTGAAAGGCAGATCAACGACTTCGTCAATGCTGCCCGGCTGGCCAAATTCGCAGGCTACGACGGCGTGGAGGTGATGGGGTCTGAAGGGTATTTCATCAACCAATTTCTGTGTGAGCGAACCAATCATCGGAAGGACAAATGGGGTGGGCCTTTCGAAAACCGCATGCGCCTGCCGATTGAAATCGTCCGGCGGATTCGCGAAGCCGTAGGGCCTGAATTCATCCTGATCTACCGCCTCTCCATGCTCGACCTTGTGGAGGGTGGCCAGACCTGGGATGAAATCGTCACCCTGGGCAAGGCAATCGAGCAGGCCGGAGCCACCATCATCAACACCGGGATCGGCTGGCACGAGGCGAGGGTGCCTACCATAGTCACCTCGGTACCCAGGGCCAGCTTTGCGGACGTAACCGCCAAGTTCTATGGCGAGGTGGCAATCCCGGTCTGCACCACCAACCGCATCAACACGCCGGAGAAAGCCGAAGAGATCCTTGCGGCCGGCAAGGCAGACATGGTGTCCATGGCCCGGCCGTTGCTCGCCGACAGTGAGTTCGTGCGCAAGGCACAGCAGGGCCGCAGTGACGAAATCAATACCTGCATTGCCTGCAACCAGGCCTGCCTGGACCACGTATTTCAGGCCAGAAGGGCTTCGTGCCTGGTCAATCCGCGAGCCTGCCACGAGACCGAACTGGTGCTGACGGTTGCGCCTGTGACGAAACGGATTGCGGTGGTGGGTGCAGGGCCGGCCGGTCTGGCCGCGGCGACAACCGCCGCACGTCGAGGACACAGGGTGACCCTTTTCGAGGCAGACAATCAGATAGGCGGTCAGTTCAACTACGCCAAGCGCATTCCGGGCAAGGAAGAGTTCTACGAAACCCTGCGCTATTACCGCCGCCAGATAGAATTGCTGGACATCGACCTGCGGTTGGGTGTCCGGGTGGATGCCGGCACACTGGCCGATGGCGCATTCGATGAAGTGGTGATTGCCACCGGCGTGAAACCCCGAATCCCGTCAATCGACGGTATCGACCACCCCAAGGTGCTGGGTTATCTGGATGTGCTGCGCCATAACAAGCCCGTAGGTCGCACCGTGGCGGTGATTGGCGCTGGCGGCATTGGCTTTGATGTGAGCGAATTCCTGACCCATGACGCCGGCCATCATCCAGAAGACAAGCAGACAGAAGGCGAGCAGCTCAGTATTGGCGATTGGCAGGCGGAGTGGGGCATTCATCCGCAGTTCGAAGGACCGGGCGGATTAGCCGAGCGCCGGCCCGCCCACTCGCCCCGCAAGCTCTATCTGCTGCAGCGCAAAACCGGTAAGGTGGGCGGTGGCCTGGGCAAAACCTCCGGCTGGGTTCATCGAGCCAGCCTCAAACACCGGGAGGTCGAGATGCTCCGCGGCTGCCGCTATGAGCGTATTGACGACCAGGGCCTGCACATTGCCATTCTCGACAAAGACGGCCAAATGACCGGAAACCGCGTACTGGATGTGGACAACGTCATTATCTGTGCCGGGCAGGAACCCCTTCGGGAACTTTTTGACCAGTTATCGGCCTCTGGCGTCAATGCGCATCTGATTGGTGGCGCAGACGTCGCCGAAGAATTGGACGCAAAGCGAGCCATTCGGCAAGGAACGGAAATCGCAGCCCAACTATGA